The genomic interval CGGCCACGCCGGAGACCCCAAGCGAGAAATAGGTCGACATGGCGTACTTGGCCTCGGCGCTACCCTGCCGGTCAGCCTCCGCGAACCAGTGGAAGGCGCGCGCATAGTCCCGCGCCACACCCACGCCCTCGGCGTACATGACGGCCAGGGCCAGCTGTGACCGCGACGATCCGTTCACCGCCGCGTACTGGATGGCGCGCACCTTTTCCTGCGGGGTGAACACCCCGGTGGTGGGACGTCCCAGCATGGCTTGGAAGGTCTGGACATCGCCGGGCGAAATCTGGCTCAGAGACCCGACCGGTTGCGGGATCACCTGCAGATAGGCCAGGGCCGCGCCCACGTGCTGGAAGGGCAGCTCATCGATACGAGCCAGGGCCACGCCCTCGGCCTCGCCCAGGGTGGCCGCCTCGTCGGAATGGGGCACACCGCTGTCAGGCGCCTGGGGCGGATAGAACTCGTAAGGGGGCACCCAGCGCCGCGCCTTGGCCTCGGCGTCGGATCCCAGGGAGGCGCGCTCGGCCGAAGACCTCTCGAAGTCCTTCAGCATCACATAGCCCGCGACGTCGCCGTCCTGGGCGGCGAGGTAGTTGTACAGATAGACGTCGACGTCGTTGCGGGTGAACAGGGTCGCAGCGGCCGGCGGCTTGACCTGGTTCAGGTCGCGGGCGTCCACCGGCGAGCCATCGGACGGATCGCCGAACGGACCGAAGGCGGCGTCGTGCAGGCGCGCCAGGGTGCGGAAGCCTGCGGCGCCCTGGCTGGAAAGCACATAGATCACTCGGTCACGCACCTGCTGGCGCTCGTCGGAACTCATGCGGTCGAGCATGCGGTCGAGGGCCAGATAGGCGCCCCGGCGTTCCGCCGCGCGGCAGTCGTTGAGCTTGTTGCCCGCGCCGCCACGGCTGCCCTTCTTGGGATCGACGCCGGCGACGATCGGCGCATAGCCGTCGGGGTTGGACAGCGCCATCTCGTACCAGACGGCGGACTCCACCGGATCGGCCAGGTTCTTCTCCTGGGCGTCACGGCCGGAATAGCGCCGGGCCAGGTCGATCTGCGCGAAGAAATCCCCCTGGAACCCCTGACGCCGGAGGGCGCGGATCTCCTGTTCCTGGGCGTTGAATTGCGGCTGCACGCCGATAGCCGCCTGGGGGCGCGGGCAGGCTGGCCCGCCCACGGCGTAGCCGCCGCTTCGGCCGCCGCCGCCAGGACTGTCCTTGGGCTGGCAGCCGCCGCTGAGCGGGATGATGGCGGCCAGGACCGCTAAGGTCAGGCCCGCCCGGGCGACGCGACGCATGCCGAGGGCTGCTTCATGGAAAATGGCCATGTGCTCCCCCTTAAGCGTTAACCATAGTTGAACTGTCCACTAGCGTCTTGCCCCCCCCCCCTGTCAAGCTTGGGACGGTGACGTTTCAAACTGTTAAGACTCGCCTGAATGGCGAGTGAACAACGCCGCCTCCGCCAGGCCGTCAGTTCGTCGCGTTTTCGCCGCAGATGGCGCGCCAAGCTGCGCCTTGAGGGACTTATTCGGAGCGCTGAGAACGATGGCCGCTGCACGGAACTTAAGTCGCGTCTCGCTTTGCTTGCTTACAGTTTTGGCGTCCGGAGTGGCGCCCGCCGCTCCGATGGCCGCCCCGGCGATTCGAGACGGGGCGCCCACACCTGCCGCCTGCGAGGCCCTGGGCTTCCCCAAGGCCGATGATCGGCGTGATTCTTACAGTCGACGCGGCCGCATTGGCGGCGGCGTGATGTACGCACCCTCGATGGCCATGGCGCCGCCCCCGCCGCCCCCGCCCACGCCCTATCCGGCCGCCAGGGCCGCTCCTATGCAGGAGATGTTGCCCGCCGCCGTCTATCGGCCCGGCCCCATGCCTGGCGAGGTCAATACCGAACGCTACCCCAACGCCCAGGCCAACCCGATCAAGCAGACGGCCCAGGAGCCGGTCTCCACCTTCTCGGTGGATGTGGACACCGCCGCCTACGCCAACGTCCGTCGGTTCCTGAATGACGGCCAGAGCCCGCCCCGTCACGCGGTGCGGGTCGAGGAACTGATCAACTATTTCGACTATGGCTACGCAAAGCCCACCGACGCCCAGGTCCCCTTCAAACCCTTCGTCGCGGTGACCCCCTCCCCCTGGTCGACCGACCGCCAGATCGTCCACATCGGCCTGCAGGGCTACGACATCCCTCGCGCCCAGGAGCCGCCGCTCAACCTGGTGTTCCTGATCGACACGTCCGGCTCCATGTCGGCCGAGAACAAGCTGCCCCTGGCGCGGAAGGCCCTGAACCTGCTGGTGGACCAGCTCCGCCCCCAGGACCGGGTCTCCATGGTGGCCTATGCTGGCTCGGCGGGGGCTGTGCTGGCCCCGACCAGCGGGCGGGAGAAGCTGAAGATGCGCTGCGCGCTCGGCGCCCTGGAATCCGGGGGTTCCACCGCCGGCGGCCAAGGCTTGGCCCTGGCCTATGACCTGGCGGTGCAGAACTTCGACGCCAAGGCGGTCAACCGGGTGATCCTGATGACTGACGGCGACTTCAATGTCGGCGTCGCCGACCCCGCCAAGCTCACCGACTTCGTCGCCGCCAAGCGCAAGAGCGGGGTCTACCTCTCTGTCTACGGTCTGGGCCAGGGCAACTACAACGACACCCTGATGCAGGCCCTGGCTCAGAACGGCAACGGGACCGCCGGCTACATCGACACCCTGAACGAGGCGCGCAAGAGTTTCCGCGACGACTTCTCCGGCTCGCTGTTCCCCATCGCCGACGACGTGAAGATTCAGGTGGAGTTCAACCCCAGGGCGGTCAGCGAGTACCGGCTGATCGGCTACGAGACCCGGCTGTTGAACCGCGAGGACTTCAACAATGACCGAGTGGACGCCGGCGAGGTGGGCTCCGGCACGTCGGTCACCGCGCTCTATGAGGTGACGCCGGCCGGGGCCCGGCCTTCCAGCGACCCCCTTCGCTACGGCGCCTCGGGGCCTCGCGCCGCGTCCGGTGGCGAGATCGCCTTCCTGAAAGTCCGCTACAAGCTGCCGGGCGGTCAGACCTCCAGACTGATCGAACGGCCGATCGGCGTCGGCGACACCTATGCTCGGGTTCTCGACGCGCCCGAGGCGACCCGCTGGGCGCTCGCCGTCGCCGGGTTTGGCCAGAAGCTGCGCGGCGATCCCTGGCTGTCGCCCGACTTCGGCTGGAAGGCGGTGGGCGACCTGGCCCAGACCGCCCGTGGGTCAGACCCCTACGGCCTGAGAGCGGAGTTCGTGCAATTGGCGCGCGCCGCCGGGGAGACAAAAACCGTCAACGAATCGGGAAACTAAGACGGCCGCACTGAGTTCGTCCTTCGACACCGGCGCGGCCGC from Mycobacteriales bacterium carries:
- a CDS encoding tetratricopeptide repeat protein, coding for MAIFHEAALGMRRVARAGLTLAVLAAIIPLSGGCQPKDSPGGGGRSGGYAVGGPACPRPQAAIGVQPQFNAQEQEIRALRRQGFQGDFFAQIDLARRYSGRDAQEKNLADPVESAVWYEMALSNPDGYAPIVAGVDPKKGSRGGAGNKLNDCRAAERRGAYLALDRMLDRMSSDERQQVRDRVIYVLSSQGAAGFRTLARLHDAAFGPFGDPSDGSPVDARDLNQVKPPAAATLFTRNDVDVYLYNYLAAQDGDVAGYVMLKDFERSSAERASLGSDAEAKARRWVPPYEFYPPQAPDSGVPHSDEAATLGEAEGVALARIDELPFQHVGAALAYLQVIPQPVGSLSQISPGDVQTFQAMLGRPTTGVFTPQEKVRAIQYAAVNGSSRSQLALAVMYAEGVGVARDYARAFHWFAEADRQGSAEAKYAMSTYFSLGVSGVADQDKAAAVSYQIDAALAGFKPSAQRLREVLAQVARTPRRPTEGTYR
- a CDS encoding VWA domain-containing protein; its protein translation is MAPAAPMAAPAIRDGAPTPAACEALGFPKADDRRDSYSRRGRIGGGVMYAPSMAMAPPPPPPPTPYPAARAAPMQEMLPAAVYRPGPMPGEVNTERYPNAQANPIKQTAQEPVSTFSVDVDTAAYANVRRFLNDGQSPPRHAVRVEELINYFDYGYAKPTDAQVPFKPFVAVTPSPWSTDRQIVHIGLQGYDIPRAQEPPLNLVFLIDTSGSMSAENKLPLARKALNLLVDQLRPQDRVSMVAYAGSAGAVLAPTSGREKLKMRCALGALESGGSTAGGQGLALAYDLAVQNFDAKAVNRVILMTDGDFNVGVADPAKLTDFVAAKRKSGVYLSVYGLGQGNYNDTLMQALAQNGNGTAGYIDTLNEARKSFRDDFSGSLFPIADDVKIQVEFNPRAVSEYRLIGYETRLLNREDFNNDRVDAGEVGSGTSVTALYEVTPAGARPSSDPLRYGASGPRAASGGEIAFLKVRYKLPGGQTSRLIERPIGVGDTYARVLDAPEATRWALAVAGFGQKLRGDPWLSPDFGWKAVGDLAQTARGSDPYGLRAEFVQLARAAGETKTVNESGN